One window of Dermacentor albipictus isolate Rhodes 1998 colony chromosome 9, USDA_Dalb.pri_finalv2, whole genome shotgun sequence genomic DNA carries:
- the LOC135917304 gene encoding small glutamine-rich tetratricopeptide repeat-containing protein beta-like isoform X2 → MSHVKRLVLSIVQFLRQQLQTADLSADAKESVEVAVQCLETAYGVSPEDLSNESLVVSRSLLDIFRDVLPREHVQTSSENVPEPTEAQKVEAEKYKQEGNNMMKIEMYTAALECYTKAISLDGRNAVYYCNRAAAHSKLNNHLDAIEDCQRALEIDPKYGKAYGRIGLAYASLNQHQKAKECYQKAVELDPENQSYVNNLRVAEEKLREMSAATLMQDPNMQNIMSGLMSGGLSQNTGGGLDALLQAGQQLASQMQAANPELVEQLRRQMNNPSNRNPSDQEGGPDRNN, encoded by the exons ATGTCGCACGTCAAGAGGCTCGTGCTTTCCATAGTCCAGTTTCTTCGTCAGCAACTCCAGACTGCTGACTTGAGTGCAGATGCTAAGGAGAGCGTTGAAG TTGCTGTACAGTGTCTGGAGACTGCCTATGGAGTCAGTCCTGAAGACCTTTCAAACGAGAGCCTGGTAGTGTCGAGGTCGCTACTAGACATCTTTCGTGACGTGCTTCCTCGAGAACAT GTACAGACTAGCAGTGAAAATGTACCTGAGCCAACCGAAGCACAGAAAGTTGAAGCTGAGAAGTACAAGCAGGAAG GTAACAACATGATGAAGATTGAGATGTACACAGCTGCTCTGGAGTGCTATACAAAGGCCATCAGTTTGGATGGACGCAATGCTGTCTACTACTGCAACAG AGCCGCAGCCCACAGCAAGCTCAATAACCACCTGGACGCCATTGAGGACTGCCAGAGAGCATTGGAGATTGACCCCAAGTATGGCAAAGCATACGGCCGAATAGG ATTAGCATATGCAAGTCTAAACCAACACCAGAAGGCTAAGGAGTGCTACCAGAAGGCGGTAGAACTTGACCCTGAAAACCAGAGCTACGTCAACAACCTCCGGGTTGCAGAGGAAAAACTTCGTGAGATGTCG gctGCCACACTAATGCAAGACCCCAACATGCAAAACAT CATGAGTGGGCTTATGTCTGGAGGTCTGAGCCAAAACACAGGTGGTGGGCTGGACGCACTTCTTCAAGC AGGCCAGCAGCTAGCATCCCAGATGCAGGCGGCGAATCCTGAGCTCGTGGAGCAGTTGCGGCGCCAGATGAACAACCCCAGCAACCGCAACCCCTCCGACCAAGAAGGAGGTCCAGACAGGAACAACTGA
- the LOC135917304 gene encoding small glutamine-rich tetratricopeptide repeat-containing protein beta-like isoform X1, giving the protein MSHVKRLVLSIVQFLRQQLQTADLSADAKESVEVAVQCLETAYGVSPEDLSNESLVVSRSLLDIFRDVLPREHVQTSSENVPEPTEAQKVEAEKYKQEGNNMMKIEMYTAALECYTKAISLDGRNAVYYCNRAAAHSKLNNHLDAIEDCQRALEIDPKYGKAYGRIGLAYASLNQHQKAKECYQKAVELDPENQSYVNNLRVAEEKLREMSSPGNGDTHRPTGGGGGGGLDFGTLLNNPTLMNMAATLMQDPNMQNIMSGLMSGGLSQNTGGGLDALLQAGQQLASQMQAANPELVEQLRRQMNNPSNRNPSDQEGGPDRNN; this is encoded by the exons ATGTCGCACGTCAAGAGGCTCGTGCTTTCCATAGTCCAGTTTCTTCGTCAGCAACTCCAGACTGCTGACTTGAGTGCAGATGCTAAGGAGAGCGTTGAAG TTGCTGTACAGTGTCTGGAGACTGCCTATGGAGTCAGTCCTGAAGACCTTTCAAACGAGAGCCTGGTAGTGTCGAGGTCGCTACTAGACATCTTTCGTGACGTGCTTCCTCGAGAACAT GTACAGACTAGCAGTGAAAATGTACCTGAGCCAACCGAAGCACAGAAAGTTGAAGCTGAGAAGTACAAGCAGGAAG GTAACAACATGATGAAGATTGAGATGTACACAGCTGCTCTGGAGTGCTATACAAAGGCCATCAGTTTGGATGGACGCAATGCTGTCTACTACTGCAACAG AGCCGCAGCCCACAGCAAGCTCAATAACCACCTGGACGCCATTGAGGACTGCCAGAGAGCATTGGAGATTGACCCCAAGTATGGCAAAGCATACGGCCGAATAGG ATTAGCATATGCAAGTCTAAACCAACACCAGAAGGCTAAGGAGTGCTACCAGAAGGCGGTAGAACTTGACCCTGAAAACCAGAGCTACGTCAACAACCTCCGGGTTGCAGAGGAAAAACTTCGTGAGATGTCG AGCCCCGGCAATGGCGATACACACAGGCCCAcaggcggtggtggtggtggcggcctAGACTTTGGAACCTTACTGAATAACCCCACGCTCATGAACATG gctGCCACACTAATGCAAGACCCCAACATGCAAAACAT CATGAGTGGGCTTATGTCTGGAGGTCTGAGCCAAAACACAGGTGGTGGGCTGGACGCACTTCTTCAAGC AGGCCAGCAGCTAGCATCCCAGATGCAGGCGGCGAATCCTGAGCTCGTGGAGCAGTTGCGGCGCCAGATGAACAACCCCAGCAACCGCAACCCCTCCGACCAAGAAGGAGGTCCAGACAGGAACAACTGA
- the Atg4b gene encoding cysteine protease ATG4D, whose translation MFNGADVLARRTTPTMAPNMPSIFPFCEHAPNSDQLVVRHRRTSSCDELRFDDDHQQPRECPSSSSSLSSSFGSFAASAPVPTGAAAAKQPPQSPEKVRTKLMSVWNNVRYGWTMRKKANFSDEEAIWLLGVMYHRKIQTRSSTPLWSCTSSMSSQKSWTPMTLSPRPMWGQSEPAAADEDDGRLASYELFLEDFSSRLWFTYRREFSPIPGTDITSDCGWGCMLRSSQMMLAQALMTHVLGRNWRYRRNRQTEASDYMHRTIVRWFGDRTADASPFSLHKLVQMGHESGKQAGDWYGPSSAAYILKEALEGACQIERLLWDLRIYVAQDCTIYLEDVRALCRGTRPDGTPLWRSLIVLVPVRLGGEHLNATYIPCVKGMLSHPNCIGVIGGRPRHSLYFLGWQGEKVVYLDPHYVQEAVDVGKQDFPLDSFHCSWPRKMSFYKMDPSCTMGFYCKTEEEFERFVKDVKLLAVPMESRHEYPVFLVSEGSCVDHTDTSETDGADFAHFLQDLRENTDRSHSEEYIIL comes from the exons ATGTTCAACGGCGCCGACGTGCTCGCCAGGCGCACGACGCCAACGATGGCGCCCAATATGCCGTCGATATTCCCGTTCTGCGAGCACGCGCCCAACTCCGATCAGCTCGTCGTGCGACATCGCCGCACCAGCTCGTGCGACGAGCTGAGGTTCGACGACGACCATCAGCAGCCTCGAGAGTGCCCGTCTTCCTCctcgtcgttgtcgtcttcgTTCGGTTCGTTCGCCGCCTCAGCGCCAGTACCAACCGGCGCCGCTgccgctaagcaaccaccgcagtCCCCCGAAAAGGTCAGGACGAAGTTAATGTCAGTGTGGAACAACGTTCGCTACGGCTGGACGATGCGCAAGAAGGCCAACTTCAGCGACGAAGAGGCCATCTGGCTCCTGGGCGTCATGTATCACCGCAAGATACAGACGAGGAGTTCGACCCCTCTCTGGTCGTGCACGTCGTCTATGTCCTCGCAGAAGTCGTGGACTCCCATGACGCTTTCGCCCAGGCCTATGTGGGGCCAGTCCGagccggcggcggcggacgaGGACGACGGCAGGCTCGCCAGCTACGAGCTGTTCCTCGAGGACTTTTCGAGCCGCCTGTGGTTCACCTACCGGCGCGAGTTCTCGCCCATTCCGGGCACGGACATCACCTCGGACTGCGGTTGGGGATGCATGCTTCGCAGCAGCCAGATGATGCTCGCGCAAGCTTTAATGACGCACGTCCTTGGCCGCAACTGGCGCTACCGTAGGAACCGCCAGACCGAGGCCTCCGACTACATGCATCGCACCATCGTCAG GTGGTTCGGCGACCGGACGGCCGATGCAAGCCCCTTCTCTCTGCACAAGCTGGTGCAGATGGGTCACGAAAGTGGCAAGCAGGCGGGCGACTGGTATGGTCCGTCCAGTGCCGCCTACATCCTCAAGGAGGCCCTCGAGGGTGCCTGCCAGATAGAGCGCCTGCTGTGGGACCTGCGCATCTACGTTGCGCAGGACTGCACCATCTACCTGGAGGACGTGCGGGCACTCTGCCGGGGCACCAGGCCCGACGGAACACCGCTGTGGCGCTCGCTCATCGTCCTGGTGCCCGTCCGCCTGGGCGGCGAGCACCTGAATGCCACATACATCCCGTGCGTCAAGGGCATGCTGTCGCACCCCAACTGCATAGGTGTCATCGGTGGTCGCCCACGCCACTCGCTGTACTTTCTCGGCTGGCAGG GCGAAAAAGTGGTCTACTTGGACCCTCACTATGTTCAAGAAGCAGTCGATGTAGGCAAACAAGATTTTCCTCTTGAC TCCTTTCACTGTTCATGGCCACGGAAGATGTCTTTCTATAAAATGGACCCGAGTTGCACCATGGGTTTCTACTGCAAAACGGAGGAGGAGTTTGAGCGGTTTGTGAAGGACGTTAAGCTG CTGGCAGTGCCGATGGAGTCGCGGCACGAATACCCTGTCTTCCTCGTCTCCGAAGGGAGCTGCGTGGACCACACGGACACGTCGGAAACCGACGGAGCAGACTTTGCCCACTTCCTCCAGGATCTAAGGGAGAACACGGACCGCTCCCACTCTGAAGAGTACATCATACTCTGA